From the genome of Muricauda sp. SCSIO 64092, one region includes:
- a CDS encoding xanthine dehydrogenase family protein molybdopterin-binding subunit → MATNTKMAFSRRAFMRTTSLAGGGMLIGFNLFQACKPQVKIEPPVDLSNLDYKDFNAFIKIAENGVVTIFSPNPEIGQGVKTSMPMIIAEELDVAWKNVHVVQGKLDTENFERQVAGGSQSLRHGWDALRQTGATAKQMLVNAAAARWGVDASQCTVSEGVITNPNGETLGYGEVVTEAAQLEVPENVTLKKPKDYKIIGKDAQNVDIDEIITGKPLFGLDYKAEGMVYAAVVRPPAFGQKLTSFDASEAKSMPGVLEVLTIGDKARKLIEAQPNIANILSTSDKVVVVAKTTWQAFKAKESIEAAWEDDVKMESTEDHDKVMNELLDGKEFNTMREDGNVEKAFAEADQILERTYEAPFLPHNCMEPMNFYAHITDEKVHLVGPIQTPAWKAGAVSAMLDRKPEEIELEMTRQGGGFGRRLYGDFVLEAAEIADKIRKPVKVVYTREDDMNDGIYRMALKYRIKAGVKDGKVTAYHLKEAAVNSNMYGLIPNFFPAGAIANYKVDAAVYKSNITTGAWRAPYTNFLAFAEQSFFDELAELMEVDKVQMRIDLLKKVDAEADERIQYSPERMIKVIETAVEKSGWGTKPSNVYQGFVNYYCHNTHVAEVADVEIENGQPVIKKVTCVVDCGIVVNPLGALNQIEGGILDGIGHAMYGDFGFENGKPLASNYDRYRLIRMKEAPLVETHFIENEIAPTGLGEPTLPPAGGAVANALKAATGNRLYKQPFAKFPELLKPKKQEIIG, encoded by the coding sequence ATGGCAACAAATACTAAAATGGCATTTAGCAGAAGGGCCTTCATGCGGACCACAAGTTTGGCCGGAGGCGGAATGTTAATCGGTTTCAACCTGTTTCAGGCGTGTAAACCGCAAGTGAAGATAGAACCACCCGTAGATCTTTCCAACTTGGATTACAAAGATTTTAATGCTTTTATCAAAATAGCTGAAAATGGGGTGGTCACCATTTTTTCCCCCAATCCGGAGATTGGACAAGGGGTAAAAACCTCCATGCCAATGATCATCGCGGAAGAATTGGACGTGGCTTGGAAAAATGTTCACGTGGTCCAGGGGAAATTGGATACGGAAAACTTTGAAAGGCAGGTAGCTGGAGGAAGTCAATCCCTTAGGCATGGTTGGGATGCCCTTCGGCAGACCGGAGCCACGGCCAAACAAATGTTGGTCAATGCGGCTGCGGCGCGCTGGGGAGTGGACGCTTCCCAATGTACGGTCAGTGAAGGTGTAATTACCAATCCGAATGGGGAAACCTTGGGCTATGGGGAAGTAGTGACCGAAGCTGCCCAATTGGAGGTTCCGGAAAACGTTACGTTGAAAAAACCCAAGGATTATAAAATTATTGGTAAGGATGCCCAAAACGTGGATATTGATGAAATCATTACAGGGAAACCTTTATTTGGTTTGGATTACAAAGCAGAAGGCATGGTCTATGCCGCTGTGGTCAGGCCACCGGCATTTGGACAAAAACTAACTTCCTTTGACGCCAGCGAAGCAAAATCAATGCCCGGTGTTTTGGAGGTGCTCACCATTGGTGATAAAGCCAGAAAACTTATTGAAGCACAACCCAACATTGCCAATATTCTCTCAACCAGTGATAAGGTAGTCGTGGTGGCAAAGACCACCTGGCAGGCATTCAAAGCAAAAGAAAGCATTGAGGCGGCGTGGGAAGATGATGTAAAGATGGAAAGTACGGAAGACCACGATAAGGTAATGAACGAATTATTGGATGGCAAGGAATTCAATACCATGCGTGAGGATGGCAATGTGGAAAAGGCCTTTGCCGAGGCCGATCAAATTCTTGAGCGGACGTATGAAGCACCATTCCTTCCCCATAATTGCATGGAGCCCATGAATTTTTATGCCCATATCACCGATGAGAAAGTACATTTGGTTGGCCCCATACAAACACCGGCATGGAAGGCCGGTGCCGTTTCTGCAATGCTCGACAGAAAACCGGAAGAAATCGAGTTGGAAATGACCCGACAAGGAGGTGGTTTTGGTCGAAGGCTATATGGGGATTTTGTGTTGGAGGCCGCAGAAATTGCGGACAAGATCAGAAAACCCGTCAAAGTGGTCTATACCCGTGAGGATGATATGAATGATGGTATCTACCGCATGGCCTTGAAGTATCGGATCAAAGCGGGGGTAAAAGACGGGAAGGTGACGGCATACCATTTAAAAGAAGCAGCCGTAAACTCCAATATGTACGGACTCATCCCTAACTTTTTCCCGGCGGGAGCCATCGCAAACTATAAAGTGGATGCCGCCGTGTACAAAAGTAATATTACCACAGGTGCCTGGCGTGCGCCCTACACCAATTTCCTGGCTTTCGCGGAACAGAGCTTCTTTGACGAGCTTGCAGAGTTAATGGAAGTGGACAAAGTTCAAATGCGTATTGATCTACTTAAAAAAGTGGATGCCGAGGCTGATGAACGTATTCAATATTCCCCGGAACGCATGATTAAGGTAATTGAGACCGCCGTTGAGAAATCGGGTTGGGGAACAAAACCCAGCAATGTTTATCAAGGTTTTGTGAATTACTATTGCCACAATACCCACGTTGCGGAAGTGGCCGATGTTGAGATTGAAAACGGACAGCCCGTGATAAAGAAAGTAACGTGTGTTGTGGATTGTGGAATTGTCGTCAATCCTTTAGGGGCTTTAAATCAGATTGAAGGAGGTATACTGGATGGTATTGGACATGCCATGTATGGTGATTTTGGTTTTGAGAACGGAAAACCCCTGGCCAGCAATTATGACCGTTACCGATTGATACGGATGAAGGAAGCACCTTTGGTGGAGACCCATTTCATAGAAAACGAAATTGCACCCACTGGACTGGGCGAACCCACTTTGCCTCCAGCTGGTGGGGCCGTGGCCAATGCCTTAAAAGCAGCCACCGGGAACCGTCTCTATAAACAGCCCTTTGCCAAGTTTCCAGAGTTATTAAAACCTAAAAAACAAGAAATAATCGGATAA